One window of the Coriobacteriia bacterium genome contains the following:
- a CDS encoding type II toxin-antitoxin system RelE/ParE family toxin translates to MNVEPASKRAQIRSSVELLAAFPEMGSPIVTSSIVRRYGQGVRKLVASPFVVIYRYVEDLDEVRVLGLDHQRTIL, encoded by the coding sequence ATGAATGTAGAGCCGGCGTCAAAGCGAGCTCAGATCCGGTCGAGCGTAGAACTCCTTGCCGCGTTTCCCGAGATGGGGTCACCTATCGTGACGTCGTCGATTGTGCGTCGCTATGGCCAGGGGGTTCGCAAGCTCGTGGCCTCGCCGTTTGTCGTTATCTATCGCTACGTCGAAGACCTCGATGAGGTGCGCGTCCTCGGTCTCGATCACCAGCGCACGATTTTGTAA